Part of the Fibrobacter sp. genome, AGACGACCGACCGCCTTTGCGAAGGCCTGCTTTTGGCGATGGTCAAGGAAGGACCCCGCGCCATTGCCGACCCCGCCAACTACCAGGTTCGCGCCAACATCATGTGGGCGGGGACGGTAGCCCACAATGACATTGTGGGCTGCGGGCGCAGTCAGGACTGGAACAGCCACGCCATCGAGCACGAGCTCTCGGGACTTTACGACTGCGCCCATGGCGCGGGCCTCGCGGTCATTATGCCGGCATGGATGGAATACGTGGTGGACCACAACGTGATGCGCTTTGCCCAGATGGCTACGCGCGTGTTCGGCTGCGAGATGAATTTCGAGAACCCGAAGGCCACCGCCCTCGAGGGCATCAAGGCCTTCCGCCGCTTCCTGCATTCCATCGGCATGCCCATCAACTTCGCCGAACTCGGCGCGAAGGAAGAAGACATCCCGACGCTTGTCAAGAAGTTGAACCCGGGTGACGGCTGGGGCTTCGTTCCGCTCAAGGCCAACGACGTTACCGCCATCTACACGATTGCAGCGCACGCCACTTTGGAGTAAACGGCAAAAAGTCGTTCACAACGCCATTCTTTATGCCTCCGCAAGGGGGGCGGCAAGATTCAAAGAACTTGCTGTGTGAAAAAGAAACGCTCCCTGTCTTCGATGACGGGAGCGTTTTTTGATAGGAGTTTCGCCTCAAGGGCGAGCGATGCCGACTTGGCGCTTATCTCAGGGCGATGTCGCCGTTCGCGACGAGTTTGTCGCGGAGCTTGTTGTGCGCCTTGTTCACTTCGTCGTCGGTAAGCGTGCGGTCCATGGCCTGGTAGGTGAGGCTGTAGACCAGGTTCTTCTTGCCGGCTTCGATTTTTTCGCCTTCGTAGATACTCTTGAGGGTAATCTTCGCGAGGTTCTTCGGGTTCAGTCCCTTGATGCGGGCGACGATGTCTTCGTGGGTCATGGACTTTGCCACTTCGAGCGAAATGTCGCGGCTGGACGGCACCTGGCGGCTGAACGGTTCGAACACGATCTTCTTGTGGGTCGCGTGTTCCATCTTGTCCATGTCGAGCTCCATCACGTAGGTGGTGTAGCTGATGTCGTTGGCGGCCATCACGGAGGGGTGGAGTTCACCCATGGTGCCGAGTACGACACCGTCGGCGAGGACTTCGACCTGCTTGCCCGGGTGGAGGAAGATTTCTGCCTTGGCGGGCACGCGGAATTCCACCACGAGACCCACGCGCTTGAGGAAGCTCTGCACGAATCCCTTGAATGCGGCAAAGTCAATCTGTGCGGGCTTGTCGTTGAGCGGGTTCACGTCGAAGTTGCCTGCAATCGTGAGGGCGACGAGGTTCGATTCGTCGAATCCCGGGTCGCGCACGTCCTTGCGGTCGCGTTTGAACTGGCCCTTGGCCACTTCGAACAGGCGCACGGAACCGGGGCGGTTCTTCTCGTTCTCCGCGACGCTCTTGAGGAGGTTCGGGAGGAGAGATGTCGGAACGGCGCCGAGTTCTTCGGAAAGCGGGTTCAAAAGAAGTGCCGGTTTGCTGCGGCGGTCGTCGTTTGCAGCTCCGAACAGGGCTTCGGTGCGGGCCTTGCTCGTGAAGCGAAGGCTCAGGCATTCGTGCAGGCCCATGGCAGAAAGCGTCTTGCGAATCTTCCTGTTCAAAACTTCAATCGGCGGAAGTTCGTTCGGCTGCATCTTGAAGGACGGCAGCGTGTACGGGATGTTGTCGAAACCGACGAGGCGGGCGACTTCTTCGATGAGGTCCACTTCGCGTTCGAGGTCGGGGCGGAAGCTCGGGATCTTGAACGTGATGGAATCTGCCGTCTTGGAAACGACTTCGAGGGCGATGCCCGTGAGGAACTTTTCGACCTGGGCCATTTCGAGCTTCATGCCGATAACGCGTTCGGCCTGCGCGATGCGCAGTGTGACCACGTTGTTCTCTTTCTTGTGGTCGTCGCCGGTGTATTCGACGGTGCCCTTGAGGATGCGGCCGCCGGCCACTTCCTGGATGAGGGCGCAGGCGTACTTGCTGTATTCGTCCTGCGTGGCGAAGTCGATTTCGCGTTCGAAGCGGTAGCTGGAGTCGGTCGAGATGCAGAGGCGCTTGGCCTGCTTGCGGACCACCGTCGGGTTGAACCAGGCGCTTTCGAGGAACACGTTCTTGGTGGCGTCGACGATTTCGGATTCCACGCCGCCCATCACGCCGGCAACGCAGGCCGGACGGTCGCCATCGCAAATCACGAGGTCGCTTTCGAGCAGTTCGTGAGCGGTGTGGTCAATCGTTTCAATCTTTTCGCCCTTCACGGCACGGCGCACCTTGATCGAGTTCCCGTGGAGCTGGTCCATGTCGAAGCTGTGGAGCGGCTGGCCCACGTCCATCAAGATGAAGTTCGTGATGTCGACGACGTTGTTGATGCTGTTCATGCCCACGGCGTGGAGCAGCTTGGCGAGCCAGGCGGGGGACTTTTCGACCTTCACGTCCTTGATGACGCGGCCCACGTAGCGGGAGCAGCCGCAGCCGGGAACCACTTCGAGGCTCACGGCGGAGCTTGCGGCTTCGGCGTCTTCCTTGAGTTCGTAGGCGAGGGCTTTCAGCGGGCGGTTAAACTTGGCGGCCAGTTCGCGGGCGACACCGCGGTGGCTGAGGGCGTCCGGACGGTTCGGTGTGACGTTCAGCTCGAAGCACACGTCATAGAGGCCGAGGCTCACGAACGGGGTACCAGCCGGAATGCTGTCGTCGAGAACCATGATGCCGGCGTGGTCGTCACTGAGACCGATTTCGTCTTCGGCGCAGATCATGCCGAAGCTTTCGACACCGCGGATCTTGGATTTCTTCATCTTGAGCTTGGTGCCGTCGGGGAGCGGGAGTTCCGCACCGATGGGGGCGAGCACCACGGTCTGGCCAGCGGCCACGTTCGGGGCGCCGCAGACGACCTGGATCGTTTCCTTGCCGTCGTTCACGGTCGTGATGTGCAGGTGGTCGCTGTCCGGGTGGGCGTCGCAGGTGAGAACCTTCGCTACCACGAGCTTGTCGTAGACCTTGCCCGGTTCTTCCATGCCTTCGACTTCGAGGCCGATGGAGGTGAGCGCCTTTGCGACATCTTCCGCAGATTCCGGAAGATCAACGTGACGTCTGAGCCAATTCAAAGAAACTTTCATCTTTTCCTCTTTGGCAATGGTTTTGCCCGGGTGCTACAAAGCGGCCCGCAAGCAAAACATATGCCTGCTAAAATTTTCGGAGGTAAATGTAGAAAAAATGGAAAAAGACGGAAAGAATCGGGGCGGACTATTGCCCCAAATCAATATTCAAGGTCTTAATGAGGGAATCTATGCGGGGAGTCAACTTTGCCGCGCCAGCCTTGGAAAGATGCGCGTTGTCAAGAGCGTCTTCATCGGTGTAGTCGTGGTCTCCCATCTTGTTTTCATCCATCAAGACGAAATTGGGGTATGTCTGGCTCAAATTTGAAAGGTCTTCGATAACCTGGAGGGCGTCGCTCCGCCTAAGGCCACGATAGCCGAAAGCCCCGGTGTTCTTGTATTTTGGATTGACGGGTATGATGACTCCGACAATGGCGATATCGGATTTCTTGCAAGTAGCGATTAGATCTTCCAGCTGTTCAAAGTTTGCTTGGAATTGTTCGGCCTTGGTGTCCATCCAGCAGGAATCTTCGGCGACATTTGGCGCACCCCATCCGTTTGTTGGCATGGGCTTGAAGCCGCGTGTCGGTCGGAGTGCTTTCGCTTCGGAATCTTTGCCGGGGGCCTTGTATGTCTTTTCGAACAGTTTTGGAGGGTAGTTGTCGACCCAGTAATTATGATTTTTGTCGTAAACGAAGCCGGGATACGATGCGTATGTACGGTAGAAGATGTTGTTGGGGTTTTTACCGTCGTTGTAAGCTCGGTCTAGATCCAATGCGATAACCACCGTCTTCAGATTCTTTACGTGGGGAAGGATGTAATTCTTGAAGAAGAAGGAACTTCCCGAAATGGATGCCGCCGGTGTCGCTAGATTGATGGCGAATACGGGCTCGTCGAAAAGGAGCGGATTGATCCCGTGATAAGCGCGCGAAGAACCCAGAATTACC contains:
- the pheT gene encoding phenylalanine--tRNA ligase subunit beta: MKVSLNWLRRHVDLPESAEDVAKALTSIGLEVEGMEEPGKVYDKLVVAKVLTCDAHPDSDHLHITTVNDGKETIQVVCGAPNVAAGQTVVLAPIGAELPLPDGTKLKMKKSKIRGVESFGMICAEDEIGLSDDHAGIMVLDDSIPAGTPFVSLGLYDVCFELNVTPNRPDALSHRGVARELAAKFNRPLKALAYELKEDAEAASSAVSLEVVPGCGCSRYVGRVIKDVKVEKSPAWLAKLLHAVGMNSINNVVDITNFILMDVGQPLHSFDMDQLHGNSIKVRRAVKGEKIETIDHTAHELLESDLVICDGDRPACVAGVMGGVESEIVDATKNVFLESAWFNPTVVRKQAKRLCISTDSSYRFEREIDFATQDEYSKYACALIQEVAGGRILKGTVEYTGDDHKKENNVVTLRIAQAERVIGMKLEMAQVEKFLTGIALEVVSKTADSITFKIPSFRPDLEREVDLIEEVARLVGFDNIPYTLPSFKMQPNELPPIEVLNRKIRKTLSAMGLHECLSLRFTSKARTEALFGAANDDRRSKPALLLNPLSEELGAVPTSLLPNLLKSVAENEKNRPGSVRLFEVAKGQFKRDRKDVRDPGFDESNLVALTIAGNFDVNPLNDKPAQIDFAAFKGFVQSFLKRVGLVVEFRVPAKAEIFLHPGKQVEVLADGVVLGTMGELHPSVMAANDISYTTYVMELDMDKMEHATHKKIVFEPFSRQVPSSRDISLEVAKSMTHEDIVARIKGLNPKNLAKITLKSIYEGEKIEAGKKNLVYSLTYQAMDRTLTDDEVNKAHNKLRDKLVANGDIALR